From a region of the Pongo abelii isolate AG06213 chromosome 9, NHGRI_mPonAbe1-v2.0_pri, whole genome shotgun sequence genome:
- the LOC100460893 gene encoding proprotein convertase subtilisin/kexin type 7, translating into MDLEMSGLKTLEHVAVTVSIAHPRRGSLELKLFCPSGMMSLIGAPRSMDSDPNGFNDWTFSTVRCWGERARGTYRLVIRDVGDESFQVGILRQWQLTLYGSVWSPVDIRDRQRLLESAMSGRYLHDDFALPCPPGLKIPEEDGYTITPNTLKTLVLVGCFTVFWTVYYMLEVYLSQRNVASNQVCRSGPCHWPHRSRKAKEEGTELESVPLCSSKDPDEVETESRGPPTTSDLLAPDLLEQGDWSLSQNKSALDCPHQHLDLLHGKEEQIC; encoded by the exons ATGGACCTGGAGATGTCGGGGCTGAAGACCCTGGAGCATGTGGCAGTGACAGTCTCCATCGCTCACCCACGGCGCGGCAGCTTGGAGCTGAAGCTGTTCTGCCCCAGCGGAATGATGTCCCTCATCGGCGCCCCCCGCAGCATGGACTC GGATCCCAACGGCTTCAATGACTGGACCTTCTCCACCGTGCGATGCTGGGGGGAGAGAGCCCGAGGGACCTACAGGCTTGTCATCAGGGATGTCG GGGATGAGTCATTCCAGGTCGGCATCCTCCGGCAATGGCAGCTGACCCTATATGGCTCTGTGTGGAGTCCAGTAGACATCAGGGACAGACAAAG GCTGTTAGAGAGTGCCATGAGTGGAAGATACCTGCACGATGACTtcgccctgccctgcccaccgGGGCTGAAAATTCCCGAGGAAGATGGTTACACCATCACCCCCAATACCCTCAAG ACCCTGGTGCTGGTAGGCTGTTTCACCGTCTTCTGGACCGTTTACTACATGCTGGAAGTATATTTGAGCCAGAGGAATGTGGCTTCCAATCAAGTTTGTAGGAGTGGACCCTGCCACTGGCCCCATCGGAGCCGGAAAGCCAAGGAGGAAGGGACAGAGCTAGAATCAGTGCCACTTTGCAGCAGCAAGGATCCAGACGAAGTGGAAACAGAGAGCAGGGGCCCTCCCACCACCTCTGACCTCCTTGCCCCAGACCTGCTGGAGCAAGGGGACTGGAGCCTGTCCCAGAACAAGAGCGCCCTGGACTGCCCTCATCAGCACCTAGACCTACTGCACGGGAAGGAGGAGCAGATCTGCTGA
- the PAFAH1B2 gene encoding platelet-activating factor acetylhydrolase IB subunit alpha2, with the protein MSQGDSNPAAIPHAAEDIQGDDRWMSQHNRFVLDCKDKEPDVLFVGDSMVQLMQQYEIWRELFSPLHALNFGIGGDTTRHVLWRLKNGELENIKPKVIVVWVGTNNHENTAEEVAGGIEAIVQLINTRQPQAKIIVLGLLPRGEKPNPLRQKNAKVNQLLKVSLPKLANVQLLDTDGGFVHSDGAISCHDMFDFLHLTGGGYAKICKPLHELIMQLLEETPEEKQTTIA; encoded by the exons ATGAGCCAAGGAGACTCAAACCCAGCAGCTATTCCGCATGCAGCAGAAGATATTCAAGGAGATGACCGATGGATGTCTCAG CACAACAGATTTGTTTTGGACTGTAAAGACAAAGAGCCTGATGTACTGTTTGTGGGAGACTCCATGGTGCAGTTAATGCAGCAATATGAG atatgGCGAGAGCTTTTTTCCCCACTTCATGCACTGAATTTTGGAATTGGGGGAGATACAACAAGACATGTTTTGTGGAGACTAAAGAATGGAGAACTGGAGAATATTAAGCCTAAG GTCATTGTTGTCTGGGTAGGAACCAATAACCACGAAAATACAGCAGAAGAAGTAGCAGGTGGGATCGAGGCCATTGTACAACTTATCAACACAAGGCAGCCACAGGCCAAAATCATTGTATTG GGTTTGTTACCTCGAGGTGAGAAACCCAATCCTTTGAGGCAAAAGAATGCCAAGGTGAACCAACTCCTCAAGGTTTCGCTGCCGAAGCTTGCCAACGTGCAGCTCCTGGATACCGACGGGGGTTTTGTGCACTCGGACGGTGCCATCTCCTGCCACGACATGTTTGATTTTCTGCATCTGACAGGAGGGGGCTATGCAAAGATCTGCAAACCCCTGCACGAACTGATCATGCAGTTGTTGGAGGAAACACCTGAGGAGAAACAAACCACCATTGCCTGA
- the PAFAH1B2 gene encoding platelet-activating factor acetylhydrolase IB subunit alpha2 isoform X1, which translates to MSQGDSNPAAIPHAAEDIQGDDRWMSQHNRFVLDCKDKEPDVLFVGDSMVQLMQQYEVIVVWVGTNNHENTAEEVAGGIEAIVQLINTRQPQAKIIVLGLLPRGEKPNPLRQKNAKVNQLLKVSLPKLANVQLLDTDGGFVHSDGAISCHDMFDFLHLTGGGYAKICKPLHELIMQLLEETPEEKQTTIA; encoded by the exons ATGAGCCAAGGAGACTCAAACCCAGCAGCTATTCCGCATGCAGCAGAAGATATTCAAGGAGATGACCGATGGATGTCTCAG CACAACAGATTTGTTTTGGACTGTAAAGACAAAGAGCCTGATGTACTGTTTGTGGGAGACTCCATGGTGCAGTTAATGCAGCAATATGAG GTCATTGTTGTCTGGGTAGGAACCAATAACCACGAAAATACAGCAGAAGAAGTAGCAGGTGGGATCGAGGCCATTGTACAACTTATCAACACAAGGCAGCCACAGGCCAAAATCATTGTATTG GGTTTGTTACCTCGAGGTGAGAAACCCAATCCTTTGAGGCAAAAGAATGCCAAGGTGAACCAACTCCTCAAGGTTTCGCTGCCGAAGCTTGCCAACGTGCAGCTCCTGGATACCGACGGGGGTTTTGTGCACTCGGACGGTGCCATCTCCTGCCACGACATGTTTGATTTTCTGCATCTGACAGGAGGGGGCTATGCAAAGATCTGCAAACCCCTGCACGAACTGATCATGCAGTTGTTGGAGGAAACACCTGAGGAGAAACAAACCACCATTGCCTGA